GGTGCATTAATCCCGGGTCAGGGCGTCGATGATCCAGCGCCATTTGCAACGCATCGATGGTCAATTGTCGGGTCATCCGGGGTGAGGCGGACCAGCCGACCACCTTGCGGTTGAACAGATCAATCAGAACGGCCAGATACACCCACCCTTCCTGGGTATGAATGTAGGTGATATCGCCGACCCAGGTGCGGTCCGGAGCATCTACGGTGAACTCCTGATTCAACAGGTTGGGAGCCACCGGCAGGTTGTGCCGGGAGTTGGTCGTGACTTTGAATTTCTTTTTTGTACGAGACCGGATGCCAGCTTCACGCATTATCCGGGCTACGCGGTTTTTGCCACAACGAATGCCTTCGTCGGTAAGATCCCGGTGAATTTTGGGCGACCCGTAAATACCGTGGCTGGCGGCGTGAAGGACACGTATTCTATTCTCTAAAGCCCGGTTTTCGATGATCCGGCGGCTCTCCGGTCGATTGAGCCAGGCGTAAAATCCAGAGGGGGAGACATTAAGCAACGCACACATGCGGCCTACCTTGAACGTCTCCCGGTGGTCAGAGATGAATTGAAATTTCATTTCTGATCCTCCGCAAAGTAGGCCAGTGCTTTTTTTAAGATGTCACGTTCCTCTTTTACCCGCTCCAGTTCCTTTTGGAGATTGCGAACTTCCTGGTCATCAGCTTTTTGCCGCCCTTTACCGGGAAAGGCATTTTGGGGATCATCGGCCAACTGCATTTTCCAGCGGCGCAGGACACTGTATTCGACACCCAGATTCCGGGAGGCTTCGGCAACGCTGTATCCCTTGTCGGTGATCAGTGCCACGGCCTCCTTCTTAAATTCACGGTTGTAAGTCTTTCGTTTTTTCTTTGACAATGGAACACCTCCTGTTGCCCGTATACATTGGGCTTTCCGAGGTGTCCACTAAATTGGGGTAAATCCAGAATCTGGCTTTCTTTTTGAGAATCCATCATCCAGAAAGGATTACACGGATATTAAGAAAGCTTGGCAGGGGGCACTGCAAAGGGCCGGAGTCAGGAATTTCCGTTTCCATGATCTCCGTCATACATTTGCCACCTACTCTCTGATAGCTTCTAATAACCTCAGAAGTGTCCAGGAGGTGCTTGGACATTCGCGTCTGACTACCACACAGAAATATACCCATGTGTTGATGAAACAAAAGTTGAGCGTTATCGAAAGCACCAATTTATACCTTGATAAATTGTTAAGAAAGGATAAAAAAGATTAAGATGAATAAAACCATCAAAATACGAACCATATTTAACAATTTTATTCAAATGGTGTGCGTGCATTATGGATAAACAATTTAAGCCACACAAAGTTGATATTTCAGAACTTATTGATGATACCAAGAAAAGGGCCGAGAGGCATATACTACGAGCGTATTATAATTCGGTTTTTGAGATGAGTGCTTTCGTTGATAAATTAGCAACATGGATGTTGGCAGGAATTGGTGCTACTGCGGCGTTGACGGTAACTAATATTAAAAACATTACAGCGATTTTGCCTTTGTTTACAATTAAAATCAACCTATCCATATTAACCATATCTGCACTTTTTGGCTTTTTGGCTAAGTTTTTATCGTTGGATATCCAGTCAACAGTTGCCCAAGAATTGAGACTTAGAGCCATTCTTAAAAAATCAGCAGATGAATATCATAAACGCATAAGGCAATTGTCTTTGATGGATACAGAAGAAGAAATCGATTTCGGTACTAAAGTTGATATTGAAAAGGTCTTAAATAAGTTCGTTGCTGCTCATCCATGGTATAAACGGATGACAATTCGAAAGTATTCGTCTGCTGAAGAAGCCCAAGCAGCAAGGTTAAAAAGATATTATAGGCAGTTAGCATATACAGTTTTTGAGTTCTTAGGTTTCTTGGCATTTATAATTATAGTTCTGTTTTCTATATGAAAGGACAACTTTGGTGCTTTCTATGCGCAATTAATATAAACCTGATTCTGATTGACAAGGAGAGTTACTTAATGGCAAATCGCCGACCCGTACAACAAGCGCATGAGAGATATTTTGTCGATCAGTTCTTGATTTGGATAAACAGCGCCTATAGGAGCAATTTTAAGGTCACCAGTGAGCCGAATCCTCCTGATGCAATTATTCGTTCTTCAAAAACTACCAGATGGGTCGAAGTTAGCACTGCATTTTGGACCTTTGAATATGCCAGAGATTTATACTCCTATGCAACTCCAAATGAACCGTACAAACCCGTGGTTCCTGGTCCTTATTACGATATGGATCATTTTTTTGCGAATGAATTTGTTTCCGTTGTTTCGAAAAAGCTTGAAAAAAAATCCTATATCCCTTGGAAGAATAAATACGGTCCAGGTTATCTCATTGTACCCATCAAGCATCCGTGGTTTGATGGTGAAACTATCCGCGTAATGAAAGATTTATGGAATAATTGTATTTTTAATGACCTTGGTTGTTTTCGAAGTGTACGGATTGCGTTTCCATCACTAAAAAAAATCAAGTTCTACAGATGGCCAAAAAAGTAGTGCGACTCAAACGATGCTTCAGCAGTTTTATTTCCCCATAGTGTCACTGCTAATTACCAGATATTTAAATCATTATCATTTCAACTACATTTTTATAGTAAACATGATCGATTAAAATAATGTTTGACAAAGACTAAATACTTACTTAATTACAATCCGTGTTTAAAAAGAATGCAAATATAACGAAATGAGATGATGCAAATGGTCGAAGATAAATTTGCGAATGCATTGGTGGCAGGTGCACTTCTTAAATCATATCGGGAAAAACGCAATCTTTCTCAAAGCGACGTTGCGCAGCAGCTTGGTTATCGAAATGTGAATTTTATCAGTATGATCGAATCCGGTAAATCGAATATCCCAATTGCCAGAATTATCGATGTTCTGAATGCTTATCAGATTGAAGCTGAAATGGCTCTTGCCTTGGTTAAGAAACTTCAACCTGAGATTTGGCAACTGTTCAAACATATGATTACAACGAATCCTGAACTTCTTAAAAAGAAATTCGGAGAAATTGAAGATGATCTCGACAAGAAGTTTGGGCGAGTACTTAAAGAGTATGGTTTGGGAGTATAGGCCAAAATGATTTTTAATGACCGTTATTACGACAAACAGCTTTTTGATAGCCATATTTTCAATAAATTGGGCAGCTTGCCAGCCGAGAGTGCGACTGGCAGTCATGAGGTCAGGGGTTCGATCCCCCTCAGCTCCACCACGAGAAAGTTTTAAGGGACCGCGTTAAAGCGCGGTCCCTTTTTGTTTGCCCGGCATGGCGGGCAAACCCAGCCTGCGGCACGCAGGCGTCACCCCGACCAGGGGGAAGACAATCCGAATTGCAAGGGCGTTGCTGGCAACGGCAGGGTCTGAAGGAAGCAATAGGAAGTGAGCGGTACATAGCGAAAGCGAACCTGATTCGGCAAAATGGGTGGGCAAGCGTGCAAAATAGCGCAAAGCCCGATACCTGGTCAGGCCCATGTTGTGATTGAGGATGGCATTGCTCACAGGGAACTCGCCTTAACCGGGGAAGCCCGGCAGCGTCCCGCAAAGGGAAACTTCCAGCCAAGAGGAGACTCGAGAAAGGGAGGATGCGCTGCCGGGTGGCAGATGACCCCGTAGTAGTGATGAAATTCCCGCCGATGAAGCCCGGTAACGGCGTGGAGGGGAAAACGGGAATGACCTGTATGGTTTTATACAGGGATTGCCGGTCAGCCAAAAGCCCCGGCAACTGCGAAGGGGGGAAGTTCATTCGAAAGTCTTGGAAGACACCGTGTGGAAAACGTTGGGAACAAGCCGCCTGACGAGGCGGGCACGTACCGGACGGTACCCCTTGGAAGAGGGTTCTGAATGGAAACGGCTCCCACCGGAGTAAGCTTGTGGAAGTGACCGCAGATTGCCGGCAACGGATAAAAGACGGCACAGCAGGCTGAAGCATCGGAAAACGGTTTCAAGCGCAGCGTGACGGAAGAGGCGAAGCAAGGAGTTTAAAGCTTCCCCCGATCAACAGGGGATAAGATTGAGCAGGAGCCGTATACGAGGCCCGTACGTACGGTTCTGTGAGAGGGATGAGGCCGGAATAATTTACCCGGCCTCACCCTACTCGATGTTTGTGGCGATGGCGTGTCAAAAAACCAGGTGTTCCTCGATGCCGAGTTGGACGGCAGCGTATTGGGCCATGGACTGGCCGAGCCAGTTGGGTTGGTGGGCATCGGAGCCGATGACAAATTTAAAGCGGTCTTTGTGGGGGGTATAATATTTTTTCCAGTCGGTCCGCCAGACATAGCGGTTATTGATCTCGATCAAACATTCGGAAGGTACCCGTTTCAGATCGGTGTCGAAGGCATTCGGGTGGGCCACGATGACCGGCATCCCGGTCGTGAGCAATGTTTCCAGGCAGCGGTAATCGGCATCCCGGTCCCGGCAGTGGACGATGTAATAATCGAAATCGTACTTCGTCGCTTCTTTGGCCCATTCGTGGCCATCCACTTCGGTACCGACCTTCAGGCCGGCACCGCGGACTTCCCGGGCATAGCCATCGAAAAACCCGCCCAGCAGATATTCGAAGTGATCGCTGATGCCTATGATACCTGCATGTTTCACGGATGCCACCAGCGCAACGGTCTGTTCGGGCACGATGGCGCTGTCGCCGGTGGAGTAGGTGGTGTGGATGTGTAAATCCTGATTAAGCATCATGCGGCTTTATTCCAATAAATTAAACTTCTGGCTATGGCCGAGCAACCCGAGGAGGTCGTGCAAACTCCGGTCGATTTTTCCGAACGCCCAACATGACCATCCGGTAATGTTGGGATCATTCCCCGGCAAGGTACAGCGTGTAAGTAAGATTTCAGCACGGCGTCACTGAACCAGACCACCGTGTGTCTCCTATCCTTTTTTTCAGCCGGGCCACCGATCGGGGGCCCGGCTTCCTTTGCCGAACTTGGCAGGATCATGCCTCATCGTCAAGGATTTGCCTGACTTTCAGCGCCAGCCCACTGAGCGAGAACGGCTTCTGAATAAAATTGACGTTGTCGTCAAGGAGGCCCTGGCTGGCAATGATGTTGGCCGTATAGCCGGACATGTAAAGGTGTTTTGTCTCGGGAACGATGGCGATCAGGCGGGCTGCCAGTTCCGGGCCGTTCATTTCCGGCATGATCACATCGGTAATCAAGAGTTGGATGCGGTCGCGGTTTTCCTCTGCCAGTTTGATCGCTTCGCCGGGTGTCCCTGCGGATAGAATGGTGTACCCCAGGTCACGGAGCATGATTTCACATATTTCCTGAAGAATGGGATCGTCTTCCACGAGGAGAATGGTTTCACCGTGGCTTTTGGGGAGATCTTCATCGGGCCGGGCAATTTCTTCCACGGCGTCGCCGGCATGATACGGGAAAAAAATCTTGAAGGTCGATCCGGTATCCGGTTCGCTGTAGAGTTTAATGAACCCTTTGTTTTGCTTGACGATGCCGTAAATTGTGGAAAGGCCCAGGCCCGTTCCCCGTCCCAAACCTTTGGTGGTAAAGAAGGGCTCAAAAATTCGTGCTGCCGTTTCCTTGTCCATGCCGCAACCGTTGTCGCTGACCGTCAACTGGACGTACTTGCCGGGGTCGCAGTCGAGATAGGAAGCGCAGGTGGCCTCATCGAAAGTGGTCAAGGTTGTCGTGATCGTAATTACGCCCGCTTCCGAGATGGCATCCTTGGCATTGACGCATAAATTGGCCAGAATCTGGTCGAGTTGGCCTGGATCCATTTTTACGGTGCATGGCGTATTTGCAGGCTGCCAAACCAGTTCGATATTCTCACCGATCAACCGCCGCAGCATATTGAGCATGCCGGCCACCAATGTACTCAGATCCATAACTTTCGGAGAGACGGTCTGCTTGCGGGCGAAGGCTAATAGCTGACGGGTGAGGCTGGCGGAGCGCTGGCCGGCGTCGAGGATTCGACCGAAATATTTATGCGCCGTTTCGGAAAGATCATCCTTTTCCAATCCCATTTCAGCATATCCGATGATGGCGCCAAGCATATTGTTGAAATCGTGGGCCACTCCGCCGGCCAGAATCCCGACGGCCTCCAATTTCTGCGATTGGAGGAATTGCTCCTGAAGCTCCTGGCGCTCGGCTTCGCTCTTTTTTCGCTCGGTGACATCCCTGAAATACCATACACTGCCCAATTCCTCTTCGTTAAGAATAATCGGAGAGAAAAAACGCTCGAAGACGCTGCCGTCCTTAAATAAAATTTCCGAAAAATGATTTATGGAATTGCCTCTATATAGGACCTCGAATTTATCTCTTAAGATTTCCGGATTTTTTAATTGATTTTTGACGACCTTCAAATAGTTTATAATATTCGTATCCTGCCGAAGCGATTCGGGGATTCGCCACATTTCGTAAAATTTCTGGTTGGCATGGATGATCCCGCCTTTACTGGTGATCGCCAACATGCCGTCGGGCGTGGCATTAAAGGTGGCCTTGAGAAGCTCCAGGTTCTTGCGCCTTTCGGATTCCTCTTCCTTACGGTCGGTAATATCGAGAAAGCTCACCAGGATGTTTTTTTCGATCGTGCTTGCTCCGGTCAACATGGTTCTCGTTCTTCCGTCCTTACAGGCTACGTTGTTCTCAAAAGGCTCCACAATCGTGTTATTTTCCAGTGTATCGTGAACCGCGGTTTGCCAGGCGGATATGGCGGATTGCCGATAAACCGGATCCGGGTAGGCCAGTTCCCACCATTTTCCTCTGATCGACAAATCATCGCGGGTATAACCGACAATCTGCGTAAATTGTTCGTTCACTTCGACAATTCCGATTTTTCGGTCGACGAGAATCATGGGGACCGGAGACATCATGAATAGATTGCGAAACCGCATTTCACTTTGCTGCAGCGCCTTTTCGGCTCTTCTTTGCTCCTTTCTGACGATTAGACCGCGCCAGGTCAGATACCCGCTGAGAAGCGCCGAAAACAGCAGGACCCCGATGCCGACCAAGGTGAGATCACGCGTCAACGCGGCGATTTCATCTCTAACATCGTCGTAGTAAAGACCGGAACCGATAACCCATTTCCATGGCTCGAATAAAGAAACATAGGCAAGTTTTGAATGTGTTCGGGTCTCATCCGGCCGATTTTTCCACATGTATTCGATGAAACCGCTTTTCTGGCGGGTGGCGACATCGATACTTTTCTGAAGAAATTGCCGCGCCTGAGGATCCGTGATCGTATCGAAATCCTGATTGACCAGGTCCGGACGGATGGGGTGCATGTGAAAGCGGCCCTTCAGATCGCTGACCCAAAAATAGTTATCCATGTCGATCCCGTACCTGAACGATCGGATTCTCCGCAGCGCACGATTTTGCGCCTCGGCCAGATCGAGCAGACCATTGTCGACATCTTCTTGATAGGTGTTCAGCAGATATTCGATGGAGCGAACCAGTTCGCGAACGGAGGATTGCCTGCTGGCCAGGATGGTTGCTTCCAGTCGCGGAAGAATGAAAAAGAAAACGGTGATGCCGAAAAGAGCAACAACCAGGAATGCCGGCAAGGCAAATTCAGCGAATTTTCTCAACAGGTCACTCCTTGTAAGCGATATGTTCACCGGTAAATCGTTGGCCCGATCTACTGACAGCGAACAGGTGCTGCTAAGTACCGCACATAGGGAACATTGCCTGCCTCAATTCATGATGCCGGGTCTGGTGATTGAACCGGGTCCGAATAATGGCGGCGGCCCTTGATACTGATTGTATCGGCCGATCTATGGTGAGCTTTAGAATGGTCTGCCAGCTGGTTTTGACGGGTGATGGAAAGGCAAAACTTTTCGGAACAGCTTTGGTGGAATCGAAAACAATGAGGTCAATAAAGAAGCGATCCGTCAACAGGTTCGGGATTTCATTTCCGTCCGGATGGGCAGGGCGCTTGCGGGGCAGCCATTTATGGCGAAGACTCTTCTTTTGGAAGATCAAATCCCATGTTCAGGGCGATTCCGTATTCCAGATCGGAAAAACCAGGGCACCGGTTTCGCAGAATTTTATTCAGATCCTTCCATAGCAGGGGCCACCCCTGATGCGTGTTGACATCCGGCAGCGATCCTGCCTGGTATTGTTTGACAATAGCGTAGGCAGATCGGTTGAGACCGTCCCTGTTTTTCACAAGAGACCGCCTCGACAGCCTTGATTGTTCAGTCAAAAAGAAAATTCGTTTTTCCATCGTGTTATCCCAAAAGCTATCCAATTATCTGAAATTTATGGGAATCCCCGCAACGGTACCGCGGGGCCTCGGATTGTCTGCGTCCCCCGCGTACGTGCTTCCCACGATCCGAATGCTATTTCCGGAATATTAGATTTTTGTTAGGAATGCGATTTTTCCCACCAGGGTTCCATTATTGATGCTGATGGATGGGAAGATATGGCACTAACA
This window of the uncultured Desulfosarcina sp. genome carries:
- a CDS encoding IS3 family transposase (programmed frameshift), which codes for MSKKKRKTYNREFKKEAVALITDKGYSVAEASRNLGVEYSVLRRWKMQLADDPQNAFPGKGRQKADDQEVRNLQKELERVKEERDILKKALALLCGGSEMKFQFISDHRETFKVGRMCALLNVSPSGFYAWLNRPESRRIIENRALENRIRVLHAASHGIYGSPKIHRDLTDEGIRCGKNRVARIMREAGIRSRTKKKFKVTTNSRHNLPVAPNLLNQEFTVDAPDRTWVGDITYIHTQEGWVYLAVLIDLFNRKVVGWSASPRMTRQLTIDALQMALDHRRPDPGLMHHSDRGSQYASGDYQKLLTKHQMICSMSRKGNCYDNAVAESFFRLLKTEWVNHHRYLSRSEAISSLFYYIEIFYNRKRRHSVLDYATPQEYENFPFAA
- a CDS encoding helix-turn-helix transcriptional regulator, producing MVEDKFANALVAGALLKSYREKRNLSQSDVAQQLGYRNVNFISMIESGKSNIPIARIIDVLNAYQIEAEMALALVKKLQPEIWQLFKHMITTNPELLKKKFGEIEDDLDKKFGRVLKEYGLGV
- a CDS encoding PHP domain-containing protein, which translates into the protein MMLNQDLHIHTTYSTGDSAIVPEQTVALVASVKHAGIIGISDHFEYLLGGFFDGYAREVRGAGLKVGTEVDGHEWAKEATKYDFDYYIVHCRDRDADYRCLETLLTTGMPVIVAHPNAFDTDLKRVPSECLIEINNRYVWRTDWKKYYTPHKDRFKFVIGSDAHQPNWLGQSMAQYAAVQLGIEEHLVF
- a CDS encoding cache domain-containing protein, giving the protein MRKFAEFALPAFLVVALFGITVFFFILPRLEATILASRQSSVRELVRSIEYLLNTYQEDVDNGLLDLAEAQNRALRRIRSFRYGIDMDNYFWVSDLKGRFHMHPIRPDLVNQDFDTITDPQARQFLQKSIDVATRQKSGFIEYMWKNRPDETRTHSKLAYVSLFEPWKWVIGSGLYYDDVRDEIAALTRDLTLVGIGVLLFSALLSGYLTWRGLIVRKEQRRAEKALQQSEMRFRNLFMMSPVPMILVDRKIGIVEVNEQFTQIVGYTRDDLSIRGKWWELAYPDPVYRQSAISAWQTAVHDTLENNTIVEPFENNVACKDGRTRTMLTGASTIEKNILVSFLDITDRKEEESERRKNLELLKATFNATPDGMLAITSKGGIIHANQKFYEMWRIPESLRQDTNIINYLKVVKNQLKNPEILRDKFEVLYRGNSINHFSEILFKDGSVFERFFSPIILNEEELGSVWYFRDVTERKKSEAERQELQEQFLQSQKLEAVGILAGGVAHDFNNMLGAIIGYAEMGLEKDDLSETAHKYFGRILDAGQRSASLTRQLLAFARKQTVSPKVMDLSTLVAGMLNMLRRLIGENIELVWQPANTPCTVKMDPGQLDQILANLCVNAKDAISEAGVITITTTLTTFDEATCASYLDCDPGKYVQLTVSDNGCGMDKETAARIFEPFFTTKGLGRGTGLGLSTIYGIVKQNKGFIKLYSEPDTGSTFKIFFPYHAGDAVEEIARPDEDLPKSHGETILLVEDDPILQEICEIMLRDLGYTILSAGTPGEAIKLAEENRDRIQLLITDVIMPEMNGPELAARLIAIVPETKHLYMSGYTANIIASQGLLDDNVNFIQKPFSLSGLALKVRQILDDEA